The nucleotide sequence GTGGCTCACATCTCCCGAACCGATGGTCCGACCGGCGATTCAGCTGTACACGCTCCGCGAGTTAGACGAACCGTTGACCGAAACGCTCCGCCGCGTCGGCGAGACGGGGTACGAGGGCGTCGAGTTCGCCGGCCTCGGCGGCGAATCACCGTCCGCACTCGCAGACGCGCTCGCCGAAACCGGCCTCTCGGCGGTCGGTGCGCACGTCGGACTCGACGCGTTCGAGACGGACTACGAGACGACGGTCGAGGCGTACCGGACGCTCGGCTGCGACCGACTCGTCGTCCCCTCTTACGGCGAGGAGGGGTTCGACTCCGCCGCGTCGACCGCGAAAGCGGCCGACGACCTGTCGTCGCTGGCGGCCCGTCTCGCCGACGACGGCTTCGAGCTGCACTATCACAACCACACCTACGAGTTCGCTGCGCTGGACGACGCGACGGTCGACACCGCCTACGACGCGTTCGCCGCCCGCTCGGACGACCACCTCGGTCTGGAGTTCGACGTCGGACTGGCACGTCACGGCGGCGTCGACCCGGTGACGTACCTCGACCGCTACGCCGAGCGACTCTCGCTCGTCCACCTCACCGACACCGTGCCCGGCGACGACGATGCGCTCCACGTCGACCTCGACGAGGGCGTCGTCGACCTCGAATCCTGCGTCGGCACTGCCGCCGGCGCGGGCGTCGACTGGGTGATCCACGAGAACGGGCTGACGACCGACCCCGGAGCGACGCTCGAATCGAGCGCCGACCGCGTCCGGACGCTCGTCGATGGCACCTGACGGGTCACAATACTTATCCTGCGCGCTACGCGACGTAGGCTCATGAAACGCATCGTCGCGGTTGGAACCGAGGCGGCGGTGCGAGCGCACGCCGAACGGTACCGCCGCTTCGACGACGCGACTGTCCGCGGCGTCGTCGGTACCGACATCGAGTCGAACGTCGACTACGACCGGAGCGCCGACTACGACCGGAGCGTCGACGCCGACGACTCCCCGAAGCGAGACGAAGCCGACGCTCTTGACGCGTCGACCGCGCCGAGATACGAGTCGCTCCCGGAGGCGCTCGAAGCGGCCGACGGCACGGACGTCGACGGCATCGACGTTTGCGGACCAGGGGTATCCCACGTCGACGCGCTCGAAACCGCCCTCGAAGCGGGAGTGCCGGTTCGCTGCGATCCGCCGATTGCCCTCGACGCAGAACAGTTCGACCGACTCGTCTCCTCTGCGAGCGAGAGCGAAGGGTGGCTGGTCGCGCACTCTCCGCACCGCTTCTCGCGGATGTACGGTCGCCTCCACTCGACCGTCGAGTCGGGCGGTATCGGCCCGGTCGGTGTCGCGAGAGTCGAGCGGACCGCACCGTTCGAGGGCCCCGGCTGGAACGTCTCGTACGACGGCGTTCGCGCCGTCGCGGGGCACACGGAGGCGCTCTGTTCGGTCCTCGCACACGACGTCGACGTGCTGGAGTGGACGTTCGGACCCGTCGAACGGGTGTTTGTCCGGGTACGAGAGAGCGAGCGATGCGACCACGCTCACGCGGTGCTCGCGTTCCGGGAGGGCGGTCGGGCGACCGCCGAGATACGGTGGCACCGGACGGAGACGCCCGCTCCGCGCGTCGGCGTCGAGTACAGCGGCAAGCACGGCCGACTCGACTTCGACGAGGACGACGCGTCGACCGCGTTCCGAGCGGGAGCGACGCCGCTGGCGGTCGACCCCCCGGAGGACGACTGCCGGGGGCGAGCGATCCGGGCGTTCCTCGACCGGCTCGGTGGAACCGGAGCGCAACCGACGAACGTCGCGCCGGCGTCGCCCTCGCGGGTCGTCGTCGCTGCGCGCCGCTCCGCCGCCGAGAACCGACCGGTCACGCTCACGGAGGAGTCGCAGTGACCGTCGACATCGGTATCTGCTCGACCGCTCACGTCAACGCCGAGGTGTACGCGGCGTTGCTCTCGAAGCTCCCGTCGGCCGACCTCGTCGGCATATCGGGGCGGAACACCGAGCGGACGCGCCGTCGCGCCGACGCGGTTGGTACGGCGGCGATGTCGCACTCCGAACTGATGCGAGCGACCGACGGCGTCGTCGTCTGTTCGCCGACCGCCGACCACGAGGAGCTGATAGATCTCGCGCTCCGACACGACGTCGCCATCCTCTGTGAGAAACCCCTCGAGACGTCGCTGTCGGCGGCGAAGTCGATTCGCGACCGCTGCGCGGAGCGCAACGTGGTGGCGATGATGGCGATGCCGATACGGTTCAGCCGGCCGATGCAGCGGCTCAAGGAGCGCTACGAGTCGGGAGCGGTCGGCGACCTCCTCTCGGTGTCGGGGGTCAACCGCGGGAGGATGCCCGGCGGTTGGTTCGTCGACCCGGAACTCGCCGGCGGCGGCGCCGTCGCCGACCACACGGACCACATCGTGGATATCGTTCGCTGGATCACCGGCGAGGAGGTGACAGAGGTATACGCCGAGACGGACACGCGGTTCTACGACATTCCCGTCGAGGACGTGAATCTGCTGTCGATGACGCTCTCGAACGGCGCGTCATTCCTCCTCGACGGCTCGTGGAGCACGCCGCAGAAGAACCCCTTCTGGGGCGACGCCGAAGTGGAACTCGTCGGGTCGAAGGAGACGGTGTCGGCGGACTGCTTCGGCTATCGATACAGCCACGTCAGAGACGTGGGACACGAACCGTACAACGAGTCGATCTACTGGGGCGCGGACCCGAACAACGCGTTGCTCCGGGGGTTCGTCGCGGCGATACGGGGCGAACAGACGGTCGCGGCGTCGTTCGACGACGCCGTTCGGACCGCCGCCGTCATCGCCGCCGCCTACGAGTCCGTCGAACGGGGCGAACCCGTCGACGTGACCTACTGACCCGCGTCGGTCGTCGCGTGCGATAGGTCACTCTGCTAGCCGCCGGTTCTGCGTTCGGTATCGGGACACTCAGTTCGTCGTCGACGTGAGTTCGGTCGCCTCCACGTCGACGGGTTCGACGCGCTTCGCGGAGTCGTAGGCGGCCTCGATGACCGCCACGTCGGCGACGGCGTCCGCGCCCGTCTTCGTCGGCGGGCGGTTCTCGGCGACGGCTTCGACGAAGTCGGCGACCAGTCCCTCGTCGGGGTTCGACCCCCAGAACACCGACCGGATGCCGGGGTCGCCGGTGTCGCGCGTCTGCTTTATCTTCTGGTCGAAGCAGTCGATGGAGACGACGCCCTCGGTGCCGACGAGCCGGAGCGTCGCGTCGCCCCAGAAATCCCACTGCTCGGGCTTGCTCCACGAACCGTCGAGGACGAACTCCGTCCCGTCGGTGAGGGTCATCGACAGCAGGTTGAGGTCCTCGACGGGAACGTCGTTGAACCGCGTGTCCGTCTCGGCGTACACCTCCCGGACGTCTTCGCCCGTTATCCAGCGGACGATGTCCACGATGTGCACCGAGTGGTCCATCACGGCGCCGCCGCCGGACTCGTCCTCCTCGACGAACCAGCTACCGGGCATCTGCCCTCGGTTCGTCCCGCTCAGGAATCGAATCTCGCCGAGGGCACCGTTCTCGACGGCCGTCTTCGCGTTCCGGACCGGTTGGTTGAAACGAAGCGGCATCGCGACGCCGAGGTGTACGTCCGCGCGGCGGCAGATGTCGACCATCCGCTGTGCGTCGTCGACGCTCGGCGCGAGCGGTTTCTCGCAGAGCACGTCGACGCCGGCGTCGGCGGCGCGCCGAACCCACGCGAGGTGGTCGGCGTTCGTCGAGCAGACGACGACGCCGTCTACGCCGTCGAGCAGCGCGTCCGGGTCGAGGTAGTCGACGCCGTACTCGTCGGCCTTCGCGCGACCCTCGGCTTCTCGCTCCTCCGACTCGGTGACGCCGATGAACTCGGCGTTCGGTAGGTCGGTCAGACGGGCGGCGTAGGAGTCTGCGTGCAGGTGTGCGACCGAACAGAGACCGATGCGAACCGTCACGCTCGCACCTCCGCGGGCGACACCGGTTCGCCGCGCTCGCTGGATTCGATGGCCGCGAGCGCGACTCTGACCGCCTCCCGGGCGTCGTTCGGTGAGATGTCCGGGTCCTCGCCGTTCTCGACGCAGTCGACGAAGTGTTCGAGTTCGGCCGTGTACGGACTCTTCGCCAGCGGACTCGCGGGCGCGTTCGCCCCCTCCACGCCGCCGGAGACGCGGACGGCGTTCTCGTCTCGGGCGTCGAACTCCAGCATCCCCTCGTCGCCGGCGAGTTCGTAGCTGGTGATGAACGGCGAACCCTCGGGGTACCCCCACGAGGCCTCGACGTGACCGACCGCCCCGTCCTCG is from Haloprofundus halophilus and encodes:
- a CDS encoding sugar phosphate isomerase/epimerase family protein, with protein sequence MVRPAIQLYTLRELDEPLTETLRRVGETGYEGVEFAGLGGESPSALADALAETGLSAVGAHVGLDAFETDYETTVEAYRTLGCDRLVVPSYGEEGFDSAASTAKAADDLSSLAARLADDGFELHYHNHTYEFAALDDATVDTAYDAFAARSDDHLGLEFDVGLARHGGVDPVTYLDRYAERLSLVHLTDTVPGDDDALHVDLDEGVVDLESCVGTAAGAGVDWVIHENGLTTDPGATLESSADRVRTLVDGT
- a CDS encoding Gfo/Idh/MocA family protein yields the protein MTVRIGLCSVAHLHADSYAARLTDLPNAEFIGVTESEEREAEGRAKADEYGVDYLDPDALLDGVDGVVVCSTNADHLAWVRRAADAGVDVLCEKPLAPSVDDAQRMVDICRRADVHLGVAMPLRFNQPVRNAKTAVENGALGEIRFLSGTNRGQMPGSWFVEEDESGGGAVMDHSVHIVDIVRWITGEDVREVYAETDTRFNDVPVEDLNLLSMTLTDGTEFVLDGSWSKPEQWDFWGDATLRLVGTEGVVSIDCFDQKIKQTRDTGDPGIRSVFWGSNPDEGLVADFVEAVAENRPPTKTGADAVADVAVIEAAYDSAKRVEPVDVEATELTSTTN
- a CDS encoding Gfo/Idh/MocA family protein, which gives rise to MTVDIGICSTAHVNAEVYAALLSKLPSADLVGISGRNTERTRRRADAVGTAAMSHSELMRATDGVVVCSPTADHEELIDLALRHDVAILCEKPLETSLSAAKSIRDRCAERNVVAMMAMPIRFSRPMQRLKERYESGAVGDLLSVSGVNRGRMPGGWFVDPELAGGGAVADHTDHIVDIVRWITGEEVTEVYAETDTRFYDIPVEDVNLLSMTLSNGASFLLDGSWSTPQKNPFWGDAEVELVGSKETVSADCFGYRYSHVRDVGHEPYNESIYWGADPNNALLRGFVAAIRGEQTVAASFDDAVRTAAVIAAAYESVERGEPVDVTY
- a CDS encoding Gfo/Idh/MocA family protein, which produces MKRIVAVGTEAAVRAHAERYRRFDDATVRGVVGTDIESNVDYDRSADYDRSVDADDSPKRDEADALDASTAPRYESLPEALEAADGTDVDGIDVCGPGVSHVDALETALEAGVPVRCDPPIALDAEQFDRLVSSASESEGWLVAHSPHRFSRMYGRLHSTVESGGIGPVGVARVERTAPFEGPGWNVSYDGVRAVAGHTEALCSVLAHDVDVLEWTFGPVERVFVRVRESERCDHAHAVLAFREGGRATAEIRWHRTETPAPRVGVEYSGKHGRLDFDEDDASTAFRAGATPLAVDPPEDDCRGRAIRAFLDRLGGTGAQPTNVAPASPSRVVVAARRSAAENRPVTLTEESQ